One Nicotiana sylvestris chromosome 12, ASM39365v2, whole genome shotgun sequence genomic window carries:
- the LOC104222537 gene encoding anthocyanidin 3-O-glucosyltransferase-like produces the protein MTTSQLHIALLAFPFGSHATPLLTLVQKLSPFLPSNTLFSFFNTSQSNSSIFSKFSKPENIKIYNVWDGVIETNGTTPIGREAIELFINATPSNFEKVMKMAEEESGVKFSCILSDAFLWFSCKLAEKMNVPWIAFWTAGSGSLSVHLYTDLIRSNEETLSTIPGFSSTLKISDMPPEVVAENLEGPMPSMLYNMALNLHKATAVVLNSFEELDPIINNDLESKLQKVLNIGPLVLQSSKKVVLDVNSDESGCIFWLEKQKEKSVVYLSFGTVTTLPPNEIVAVAEALEAKRVPFLWSLRENGVKILPKGFLERTKEFGKIVSWAPQLEILAHSAVGVFVTHCGWNSILEGISYGVPMICRPFFGDQKLNSRMVESVWQIGLQIEGGIFTKSGTMSALDAFFSEDKGKVLRQNVEGLKERAIEAVKSDGSPTKNFKDLMELVK, from the coding sequence atgACTACTTCTCAACTTCATATTGCACTTCTTGCTTTCCCTTTTGGTAGCCATGCAACTCCTTTACTCACTCTTGTCCAAAAACTATCTCCATTCTTACCATCAAATACACTATTTTCCTTCTTCAACACATCACAATCCAACTCCTCAATCTTCTCCAAATTTTCAAAACCAGAAAACATTAAAATCTACAATGTTTGGGATGGTGTCATAGAAACCAATGGCACTACCCCTATTGGACGTGAAGCCATTGAGCTTTTTATAAACGCAACACCTAGTAATTTTGAGAAAGTTATGAAAATGGCAGAGGAGGAAAGTGGGGTGAAATTTTCTTGCATTTTAAGTGATGCTTTCTTATGGTTTTCTTGTAAATTGGCTGAGAAAATGAATGTCCCCTGGATTGCTTTTTGGACTGCTGGTTCTGGTTCTTTATCTGTTCATTTATACACTGATTTAATTCGATCCAACGAGGAAACATTATCAACTATACCAGGTTTTTCTTCAACTTTAAAAATCAGTGACATGCCACCAGAAGTTGTAGCTGAGAATTTGGAGGGGCCAATGCCATCTATGCTATATAACATGGCTTTAAATTTGCACAAAGCAACTGCTGTTGTACTGAATTCTTTTGAGGAATTGGATCCAATAATTAACAACGACCTCGAATCAAAGCTTCAAAAGGTGCTCAACATTGGCCCTTTAGTTCTACAATCATCAAAGAAAGTAGTCTTAGATGTTAATTCTGATGAAAGTGGTTGCATCTTTTGGCTtgagaaacaaaaggaaaaatcAGTGGTTTATCTTAGTTTTGGAACTGTTACAACACTACCCCCTAATGAAATTGTGGCAGTAGCAGAAGCATTAGAAGCTAAAAGGGTACCTTTTCTTTGGTCACTAAGAGAAAATGGGGTCAAGATTTTGCCTAAAGGGTTTCTTGAAAGAACAAAGGAATTTGGAAAAATAGTTTCTTGGGCACCCCAGTTGGAAATCTTGGCACATTCTGCTGTTGGTGTTTTCGTAACACATTGTGGTTGGAATTCTATTTTGGAAGGCATATCATATGGTGTGCCTATGATTTGTAGGCCATTTTTCGGGGACCAAAAGCTGAATAGTAGAATGGTGGAAAGTGTTTGGCAAATAGGTTTACAAATTGAAGGTGGAATTTTCACCAAAAGTGGAACAATGAGTGCATTGGATGCCTTTTTCAGTGAGGATAAAGGGAAGGTATTAAGGCAAAATGTTGAAGGGCTAAAAGAAAGAGCAATAGAAGCTGTGAAATCAGATGGGAGTCCAACCAAAAATTTCAAGGACCTAATGGAGCTGGTAAAATAA
- the LOC138883654 gene encoding uncharacterized protein, whose product MLDFDAIMGMDWLASCYAIVDCREKTARFHFSGEPVLEWVGNIATPRGRFISYLKARKIIAKGCIYHIVRVKDADAEIPTLQSIPVVREYTDVFLDELPGIPPKRAVDFGIDLLLGTQPISIPPYRMVPSELKELKEQLKDLLKKGFIRSSASPWGAPILFVRKKDGS is encoded by the coding sequence atgttggattttgatgctatcatgggcatggactggttggcatCTTGTTATGCCATAGTTGATTGTCGAGAAAAGACAGCCAGATTTCATTTTTCGGGTGAgccagtccttgaatgggtaggtaatataGCGACACccagaggtaggtttatttcctatctgaagGCAAGGAAAATAATCgcaaaagggtgcatttatcatattgtgcgagttaaaGATGCAGATGCTGAGATACCCACACTTCAGTCTATTCCAGTAGTAAGGGAGTACACAGATGTATTTCTAGatgaacttccaggtattcctccaAAGCGAGCGgttgattttggcatcgatttgcttctggGTACGCAACCAATATCCATTCCTCCGTATAGAATGGTACCTTccgaattgaaggagttgaaggagcagttaaaagattTGCTGAAGAAAGGTTTCATCAGATCCAGtgcctcaccttggggtgcaccaatactatttgtaaggaagaaagacgGCTCCTGA